From Arcobacter sp. CECT 8986, a single genomic window includes:
- a CDS encoding CNNM domain-containing protein, with the protein MEILILLFFLVIGTSFLCSVLESIILSTTISYISVMEDKNPSTGKLLKKLKLDIDISIASILIINTIANTLGATAIGVQAQNVFEGNSELVMLISIVLTFMILFFAEIIPKTIGAVYWKELAPIAARFINIFVFITYPIILITQFVTKKISKNSSNCDSFSREELIHSTLLSEEEGVIGDLESDIIENTLSLNAIKIKDILTPRSVVYAVQKDTLIKDILEDKRTYKFSRVPVYDESIDNIIGVVLTKKLFKQAIKDKNVPIENIMTSVFTLNENIPVGKALSKFIQKKEHMFIVLDNYDQTEGLVTLEDCIETLLGLEIMDELDTTADMRRLALNKMKAKRKEKEKES; encoded by the coding sequence ATGGAAATATTAATTCTTCTATTTTTTCTTGTGATTGGTACGTCATTTTTATGTTCTGTTTTAGAATCTATTATTCTATCAACAACAATCTCATATATTTCAGTTATGGAGGATAAGAATCCAAGTACTGGGAAATTACTAAAAAAATTAAAATTAGATATTGATATTTCAATCGCTTCAATTTTAATAATAAATACGATAGCAAATACACTTGGTGCCACTGCCATTGGAGTTCAAGCACAAAATGTTTTTGAAGGAAACAGTGAATTAGTAATGTTAATCTCAATTGTTTTAACATTTATGATTCTATTTTTTGCGGAGATTATTCCAAAAACTATTGGTGCAGTTTACTGGAAAGAGTTAGCTCCTATTGCGGCAAGATTTATAAATATATTTGTATTTATAACATATCCAATAATATTAATAACACAATTTGTTACAAAGAAGATTTCAAAAAACTCTTCAAATTGCGATTCTTTTTCAAGAGAAGAGTTGATTCACTCTACTTTATTAAGTGAAGAAGAAGGTGTTATTGGTGATTTGGAATCTGATATTATAGAAAATACATTATCACTAAATGCTATAAAGATAAAAGATATTTTAACACCACGTTCTGTTGTTTATGCAGTACAAAAAGATACATTGATAAAAGATATATTAGAAGATAAAAGAACTTATAAATTTTCAAGGGTTCCTGTTTATGATGAATCTATTGATAATATTATAGGTGTTGTGTTAACGAAAAAACTTTTTAAACAAGCAATAAAAGATAAAAATGTACCTATTGAAAATATTATGACTTCAGTGTTTACACTAAATGAAAATATTCCAGTAGGAAAAGCATTAAGTAAATTTATTCAGAAAAAAGAGCATATGTTTATTGTTCTTGATAATTATGATCAAACAGAAGGTTTGGTTACATTAGAAGATTGTATCGAAACTCTATTAGGTTTAGAGATTATGGACGAACTTGATACAACTGCAGATATGAGAAGACTTGCATTAAATAAAATGAAAGCAAAAAGAAAAGAAAAAGAAAAAGAGAGTTAA
- a CDS encoding dicarboxylate/amino acid:cation symporter, with the protein MSQKKKSILLNIGVQIIIAMIIGVIVGLLMKEDASMFAPLGTIFIHLIKMLVVPLIAISIISGAASIGGTSSAGKIGVSTFAFFLITSAFAVALALGMGEYFKPGIGVDLSSVKHMFSNEYADKGGIPGFFETITGIIPTNVFQSLTDANILQILFFCLFLGIAISRLEKEKSAPLLNGLNALVEAFIWMINIVMKFAPIGVFGLMADAIGTFGFDVLKLITNLVVVYMIAILIFGFLFFPALVKLFSSTSPKKFISAMKKPQTVALSTASSMGTLPVTMEVCEDELKVSKSTSSFVLPLGATINMSGNAIYYGLVAIFFAQVFHVDLGFPEYGAIILTATIGAIGQAGVPGPSFLVVAVLLAANIPIEGLPLLFALDRIFDMTRTALNITGDAACAVIVDDKFNKDKN; encoded by the coding sequence ATGTCACAAAAAAAGAAGAGCATTCTATTAAATATAGGTGTTCAAATAATTATCGCAATGATAATAGGTGTTATTGTCGGGTTATTGATGAAAGAAGATGCATCAATGTTCGCACCACTTGGAACAATATTTATTCATTTAATTAAAATGCTTGTAGTTCCTTTGATTGCAATTTCTATTATAAGTGGAGCAGCAAGTATTGGTGGAACAAGTTCAGCAGGGAAAATAGGTGTCTCTACATTTGCATTTTTCTTAATTACTTCAGCTTTTGCAGTTGCCTTAGCTCTAGGAATGGGAGAATACTTTAAACCAGGTATTGGTGTTGATTTATCAAGTGTAAAACATATGTTCTCAAACGAATATGCTGATAAGGGCGGTATACCTGGATTTTTTGAAACAATTACTGGAATAATTCCAACAAATGTATTCCAATCACTAACAGATGCAAATATTTTACAAATTTTATTTTTCTGTCTATTTTTAGGAATTGCTATTTCAAGACTTGAAAAAGAAAAATCTGCTCCATTACTAAATGGATTAAATGCTCTTGTAGAAGCTTTTATTTGGATGATTAACATAGTTATGAAATTTGCTCCAATTGGTGTATTTGGTCTTATGGCAGATGCAATTGGTACATTTGGTTTTGATGTATTAAAACTAATAACTAATTTAGTTGTTGTATATATGATAGCAATACTTATTTTTGGATTTTTATTTTTCCCTGCATTAGTTAAATTATTCTCTTCAACAAGTCCTAAAAAATTCATCAGTGCTATGAAAAAACCACAAACAGTTGCACTTTCAACTGCTTCATCAATGGGAACACTTCCTGTTACAATGGAAGTTTGTGAAGATGAATTAAAAGTTTCAAAAAGTACATCATCTTTTGTTTTACCATTAGGTGCAACAATTAATATGAGTGGTAATGCAATTTATTATGGTCTTGTTGCAATATTTTTTGCTCAAGTATTTCATGTAGATTTAGGATTTCCTGAGTATGGTGCTATTATATTAACAGCAACAATTGGTGCTATTGGACAAGCAGGTGTTCCTGGTCCTTCATTCCTTGTTGTTGCTGTTTTATTAGCTGCAAATATTCCTATTGAAGGATTACCTTTATTATTTGCGCTTGATAGAATATTTGATATGACTAGAACAGCTTTAAATATTACTGGTGATGCAGCTTGTGCTGTAATCGTTGATGATAAATTTAATAAAGACAAAAACTAA
- a CDS encoding glutathione peroxidase encodes MKTIYDFDVKTIDGKSINMSEYKNKVLLIVNVASKCGFTPQYEGLENLYEKYKSKDFVVLGFPSNQFMNQEPGTNEEIKEFCSLTYDVKFPMFSKIDVNGDDTEPLYKYLKEKASGVLGTEAIKWNFTKFLVDKNGKVIERYSPSTTPKSLEKDIEKLL; translated from the coding sequence ATGAAAACGATTTATGATTTTGATGTAAAAACAATTGATGGCAAATCAATTAATATGAGTGAGTATAAAAATAAAGTTTTATTAATAGTAAATGTAGCAAGCAAATGTGGATTTACACCTCAATATGAAGGTTTAGAAAATTTATATGAAAAGTATAAATCTAAAGATTTTGTAGTGTTGGGATTCCCTTCAAATCAATTTATGAATCAAGAGCCAGGAACAAACGAAGAGATAAAAGAATTTTGTTCTTTAACTTATGATGTTAAGTTTCCAATGTTTTCTAAAATAGATGTAAATGGTGATGATACAGAGCCATTGTATAAATATTTGAAAGAAAAAGCTTCAGGAGTATTAGGAACAGAGGCTATAAAATGGAATTTTACAAAGTTCTTAGTAGATAAAAATGGAAAAGTTATTGAAAGATATTCTCCTTCAACAACACCAAAAAGTTTAGAAAAAGATATAGAAAAATTACTTTAG
- a CDS encoding HugZ family pyridoxamine 5'-phosphate oxidase, giving the protein MLNEFINSFKSITLSTLDENNFPFSSYAPFIKHNKKYYVYLSDMAKHANNLKNNPKVCIFFIEDEQNCENIFARKRVTIQATSNIIKRDTKEFENVLDKFLKLNEDTVKVTRNMLDFNLFELTPIYGEAVFGFGKAYNIGGENFDKLVTRDNLKGHSSK; this is encoded by the coding sequence ATGTTAAATGAATTCATAAATAGTTTTAAAAGTATTACTCTATCTACTCTAGATGAAAACAACTTCCCTTTTAGTAGTTATGCTCCTTTTATAAAACATAACAAAAAATACTATGTTTATTTAAGCGATATGGCTAAACATGCAAACAATCTAAAAAACAATCCAAAAGTTTGTATCTTTTTTATTGAAGATGAGCAAAATTGCGAAAATATTTTTGCAAGAAAAAGAGTTACGATTCAAGCAACATCAAACATCATAAAAAGAGATACAAAAGAGTTTGAAAACGTATTAGATAAGTTTTTAAAATTAAATGAAGATACAGTAAAAGTAACAAGAAATATGTTAGATTTCAATCTTTTTGAATTAACTCCTATTTATGGTGAAGCTGTTTTTGGTTTTGGAAAAGCTTATAATATTGGTGGAGAAAACTTCGATAAATTAGTAACAAGAGATAATCTAAAAGGACATAGTAGTAAATAG
- a CDS encoding DsrE family protein, with product MKLLFSVIVSFILGSHLYAENIKGLNVLVTSDDSQTQMMSMVLSMMSLKQKKEVNIVLCSAGGNLALKNFKGEILKPMNKTPKMMLQALIKKGANVKVCPLFLPNKNMKKSDLISNVLVAKPMEVANFLLKSDYKNLTF from the coding sequence ATGAAATTATTGTTTTCAGTGATTGTTTCTTTTATTTTAGGTAGTCATTTATATGCAGAGAATATAAAAGGCTTAAATGTTTTAGTTACATCTGATGATTCACAAACACAAATGATGTCTATGGTTTTATCAATGATGAGTTTAAAACAAAAAAAAGAAGTAAATATTGTTCTTTGTTCAGCAGGTGGGAATTTAGCTCTTAAAAACTTCAAAGGTGAAATATTAAAGCCTATGAATAAAACACCTAAAATGATGCTACAAGCATTAATTAAAAAAGGTGCTAATGTAAAAGTTTGTCCTTTATTTTTACCAAATAAAAATATGAAAAAAAGTGACTTAATATCAAATGTTTTAGTTGCTAAACCAATGGAAGTAGCAAACTTTCTACTAAAAAGTGATTATAAAAATCTAACTTTTTAA
- the pdxH gene encoding pyridoxamine 5'-phosphate oxidase, producing the protein MDLSSMREEYVNNGLRRNDLDDNPIKQFETWFSQAMDAKLIEPNAMSLATVGKDMMPSIRTVLLKFFDESGFVFFSNYESIKAKQIEENEKVALHFAWLGLERQVKIEGTASKISSSKSLKYFLSRPKGSQMGAWVSHQSEVISSRSVLEAKFNEIKNKFVKGEIPFPSFWGGYIIKPEKIEFWQGAKNRLHDRFQYTLVDNSWQIDRLAP; encoded by the coding sequence ATGGATTTAAGTTCTATGAGAGAAGAGTATGTAAATAATGGATTGCGAAGAAATGATTTAGATGATAATCCAATAAAACAGTTTGAGACATGGTTTTCACAAGCAATGGATGCTAAACTTATTGAACCAAATGCAATGAGTTTAGCAACTGTTGGAAAAGATATGATGCCTTCAATTAGAACAGTTTTATTGAAATTTTTTGATGAAAGTGGATTTGTATTTTTTTCAAATTATGAGAGTATAAAAGCTAAACAAATTGAAGAAAATGAAAAAGTAGCATTACATTTTGCTTGGTTAGGATTAGAAAGACAAGTGAAAATAGAGGGAACTGCTTCAAAAATCTCATCATCAAAATCATTAAAATATTTTTTATCAAGACCAAAAGGTAGCCAAATGGGTGCTTGGGTTTCTCATCAAAGTGAAGTTATTAGTTCAAGAAGTGTATTAGAAGCAAAATTTAATGAAATAAAAAATAAGTTTGTAAAAGGTGAAATTCCTTTTCCATCTTTTTGGGGTGGATATATTATAAAACCAGAAAAAATTGAGTTTTGGCAAGGTGCAAAAAATAGATTACACGATAGATTTCAATATACTTTAGTTGATAATAGCTGGCAAATAGATAGATTAGCTCCATAA